A window of Xenopus laevis strain J_2021 chromosome 1L, Xenopus_laevis_v10.1, whole genome shotgun sequence genomic DNA:
GTGAAGGTTCTTTACCTTGAAGGATGAGTAGAAGTAGGGTTAGTGTTCTAATTGGCATCTCCTATAAAGACCACTCTCCTTCCTGAGGTctaaaaagcattttatacatAAGCTTACTCAAGCCTAGGGTATGAGTAAATAATCTGATATTGCTATGGTAGGGCTGTACAGACTGCTTATATTTCTATTAATTCCATGTCTGCACCCCTTCTAACTAGAATCCACTGGAGgacatggttttatgcgtaatagatcttgccagactaacttcatttctttttatgagaaggtaagtagagaccttgattctgggatggcagtggatgtgatttacttagactttgctaaagcatttgatacagtgccacacaaaaggttactggtaaaatgaaggaatgttggcctggaacatagtatttgtacctggatagagaactggctaaaagatagactacaaagagtggtggtaaatggaacattttctaattggaccagtgttgttagtggagtaccgcagggctctgtactaggtcccttgcttttcaacttgtttattaatgacctggaggtggccattgaaagtgctgtttctatttttgcagatgagactaaattgtgcagaactataggttccatgcaggatgctgccactttgcacagtgatttgtctaaactggaaaactgggcagcaaactggaaaatgaggttcaatgttgataaatgcaggttatgcactttggcaaaaataatataaatgcaagttatacactaaatggcggtgttttgggagtttccttaaaggcgctaaaatccctccccctccgacctaccccccctgggcaaatgcccctaacttgttactgacccctccgtgcagttcctctcctgttgagttcacggcagccgtGTTCGCCcatgcgctcttcttcctgtattcgccggcatttggtggcgcatgcgcagtagagggatttacTTGGAAGGATCTACTGCCCTCAAAAGTCatgaagtttccgatttcttttttcggataCTTCGTGACTttcaggcgcatgcgcagtagatccttactgggcttgaattctcctttaaatgagaagaatcttgggttttttgtagatagcaagttgtctaattctgggcggtgtcattctgtggctactaaagcaaataaagttcttgtataaaaaagggcattaactcaagggatgaaacctaattgtgtctctttataggtccctggtgaggcctcatctggagtatgggggcagttttggactccagtccttaagagggatataaatgagctggagagagtgcagagactaagtgcaactaaactggttagagggagggaagagttaaattatgaggggagactgacaaggttggggttgttttcaacatttagttgatacattaatcAGCGGCATCTCTGGAGAATTGGCAACAACCCCCTTAATAACGCACATTAGCAATTCAGCTTTCTGACCTATAATTATGCTATTCTGGCAGAGTATCTTCCCTGAAAATATTTCAGTCGGCTGAAAGGGTGTAGGGTGGAGGCGCATCTGTGGCTCCTCATGTGCTTCTATTCCAATCAGCCACAGAACAATATAAAGGTGGGTGTGTATGTGTACAATATCCATCCACCTGGCCTGTGGGTGATCAGTCCAATACCGTATGTCATTGGCCCATGAATGGCCATCTTTAAATCGTTTAGGAGAGTAAACACTTATTTAGTATAAAGTACCATTTATTTTCACTGTTTTCtttcaagcaaatttttttttgacaattcctGATTAAGCAATAAATTCAAGGCAAATTGTTTTACACAAATATGGTATTTCATGTACTCCATGAATGGGTTTGACCCTTTCAAGAGATGCTCGAGTCCCACCACTCTTCCCAAAAGCCCTTGCAGCAGGCTGGGGGGAGACCAAAAGGGTTCAATAATTTTCACACAGTGATTAAAATGATTATACCTGGCTGCCCCATAATgctatttaattaaaacatggcAGCTTCTAGTACTTTGATGCCTCAGTGTCTTTATTGTTGACATAAATGTCCACTTGAAACATTTTCAGGGGAGGATAGCATCTCTTTACTGCTGTCTTGGTTCCACTTCCTGGTTGAGCAGGAACTGATGCGCCTCTTTCAGGGTGTTTTTCATATCTTGGTAACCAGAGTATTTACAGGCCTCTTCCAGTTGGAGCCAGCGGTAGTCCTGGTGCTCATTGGAGAGCCTCACTGGAGTGGTGTAGTCCTTCAGCTCCGCCAGCCAGTATATAACCGTTTTTGGCCTGTTTCGGACATTGTAATTCAGTTCTTTGTGGAACCCTTTCACCAGGCTGATGTGGCTGGAGTCCAGGCCGGCCTCTTCCTCTGTCTCTCTCAGGGCAGTGCTCATATCATCCTCTCCAGGGTCCACATGGCCTGAAAATTTAGcaggattaaaggggtggttcacctttaagttaacttttagtatgttatagaattgctaattctaagcaatttttcaattagtcttcattttttcttttttatagtttttgaattatttgccttcttcttctaactctttccagctttcaaatgggggtcactgaccccatctaaaaaacaaatgctctgtacgtctacaaaagtattgttattgctattttattactcctgttctattcaggcctcttctattcatatgccagtcttttattcaaataataatttggtaatttggaccctaccaaccggATCGCTGAAACTACaacccggagagctgctgaataaaaagctaaataactgtaaaaacacaaataataagaaatgaaaaccagcagcaaattgtttcagaatataactctctacatcatgttaaaagtaaatgtaaaggtgTTTAATCCCTCAAATTTAAAGGTGTCCAATCCCTAAATTTACTTAATATATAAACAGAACTGGCAAATGGGAAACTGGAAAGGGCACAGGAAAAGGTCATAAAGATACAGCCTTCCAGCAAATGTGGTGGGGTTTTACAATGTATACCATAAATATAAGGGGAAATTTAATATGTATAAACATGATCTCTCTCAAtctacagtagaacctccatttaaagggatactgtcattgggaaaaaaaaattttttcaaaatgaatcagttaatagtgctgctccagcagaattctgcactgaaatccatttctcaaaagagcaaacagatttttttatattcaattttgaaatctgacatggggctagacattttgtcaacttcccagctgccccaaatcgtgtgacttgtgctctgataaacttcaatcactctttaccgctgtactgcaagttggagtgatatcacccccctcccttttccccccagcagccaaacaacagaacaatgggaaggtaaccagatagcagctccctaacacaagataacagctgcctggtaggtctaagaacaacactcaatagtaaaaacccatgtcccactgagacacattcagttacattgagaaggaaaaacagcagcctgccagaaagcatttctctcctaaagtgcaggcacaagtcacatgaccaggggcagctgggaaattgacacaatgtctagccccatgtcagatttcaaaattgaaagaaatggatttcagtgcagaattctgctggagtagcactattaactgatgtgttttgaaaaaaacatgttttccgttgacagtatccctttaacgatttttcagaggaccagacAAAAAGTAATggagtaaaatccaggaaatgtattatgcatattatataggtgggaccacaaaaatgtaaaatgaggagatgaaaattgaagtttcacaattatttttttcctgcagcaaacagatttttattgttcccctttaagacattcAAATGCCCATGTAATGGTACTGGGTGGGAGCTGGGTCAGTTGGTTCTCTCCTGGTATCATATATTCATTTTTGCTTTTATCTCTAACTTAAACCTAATACCTTTTGGGGGTGTCCAGTGGTGTTCCCCGTAGGAAGTCTGTAGGAGGAGGAACTCAATAGCATCTGTGGCAGCAGCTGAGATTCCCGCCTTGCATCTCCGGAATATTATCAGACCACAAGCCCGTAAagccatgctgctgctgctgctcttgcTAAACAGGAATATAATCACATGGGATGTTTAAGCAGCTACAGATATAGGGCTCTATACAGGCACAATTAAATGCCCCTCATATGTAATTAAATGCAATATTTGCCCAGTAAATCACAGCAACCAGGGAGATATTTCACAattaaatgctgattggttgtttgtaGTGATTGGACTTTGTTTTCCCCCTAGCTCCTGGCTATGATCAGTGACTACTCCAAGTCTATAATGCATACAGCCTCAGCCAACCATAAGCCGGCATGCTGGTATGTCTAACTGAGCCAACATAAGGGAatggttttaaaggaatagttcagtgtgaaaataaaaactgtgtaaatagacaggctgtgcaaaataaaaaatgattctaatatagttagttagccaaagatgtaatatataaaggctggagtgaacagatctctaataaaacagccagaatccaacgtcctgcttttcagctctctaactctgagttaaggtggccatacacgggccgataaaagctgccgacagaccaagtcggcagtttattggcccgtgtatgggggcccccgacgggcttccccgatcgagatctgtccgaaagtcggtcagatctcgatcggatgggattaaaaatcccgtcggatcgcgggcgcatctgttcgttgatgcggtcccgcgatccgaccgaccatttgcgaatgctaggatccgatcgttggaccctagggcccacgatcggatctgcccgatattgcccacctcaaggtgggcatatcggagggagatccgctcgtttggcgacatcgccaaacgagcggatctatccatgtatggccacctttagtcagtgactataaggggggccacatgggacatttctgttcagtgagtttgtaattgatcctcagcattcagctcagattcaaaagcaacgggtatgacccatgtggcccctcctcaagtctctgattggttactgcctgataaccaatcagtggaaacccagagaactgaaaagcaggaagtagtgttctggctattatgttacacatccagtcactccagcctttatacattacatttttggctaactaactatattataaacattttttattttccacagcctatttatttacccagtttttatttttacactgaacatttcctttaagtgcctcttctcacTGCTTTCTACTGTTCCTATGTACATCGCCTTTACTCCGCATGTTAAAGGGTAACTCTACCCCGATGTATTtggcctaatgaaagaaaatgcaattctgtGGCTGTGTAGCCAGACTCTAAAAATACCATGCCAAGTTAACAAAAACATACCCCTATAAACATAACAACAGACACATGATGGTGCCCAAAGCATTTCATAACAGACAGTGGTGGCCTATAAAGCATTCCACTGCAATCCACATCCCCCCTCCAGGCAGCCATTTTTGATATAGTATGGGGATTGCAGTGGTCCTATCTCACGAGTCTGCGGTGGCCAgcaaaaaattattcttttaaggGGCTATCTGGGGGCCTATAATCAGGGATATCCTGACAAAAGCAGGTCACTTGAAAGGTATGCAGTTTAGCAattcatagtaagttaggttgaaaaaaaagacacacgtccatcaagttcaacctttgaaatctattttaacctgtctaactgccagttgagtGAGGGTGCAGGGTCTATACATCTATTGCTGTTAGGGCCTTGTTTAACAATTTCACTAAACACGAGATCTTGTTCCTATTACTCTTCTGCAGGCcctgcaaatgccagaggggctactgtaagatgccatagacactcactgtttagtgggctgtttgggcctctgtgtggcctgttggggcctctgggtacctgaaatgccagggcctattttgattctcagtccagagcTGCTCTTCTGAGAAGGATGTGTTACCCCCAAGGCCAGAGTATAAGGATCAGCATGATATCAATGCACAGCCGCTGGCAGCTAAATCCAAGGCCAACTCTCCATGTTTCATGCCCATAGGAGCCTTTCTGCCAAGGATTCTTTCATATCACCTGGCCCTAGTCTGAagaaaaacactttcattcttgGTCAGATTGGGAGGAGAGGATCTGATGGCTGCAGGAACTGCCACCGTAAAAAAGAGCTTAAAAATGAAAGATGTTGGTAGCCATTAGATTCTCTTAAATAAGCCCATACGTTGTCCCTAAATTGAAATATTGTCTTGACATAAAACACTGGAACGAAATTCAGAATAAGGGAAAGTTTATGGGTAActgtaggcagggccgccatcaggggggcacagggggctTTAGTCATaccaggcaggaccgccatcagaaatcacagggccccatacgtcaaaatttcctgggccccctgggcctcGCCAACCCGACACAAGCCCCACCCACTGGTCCGCCccccccacagtaaaaaaagaacattggtggtcagggccccccatacattaataaaaaataaaaacattggtggtcagggcaccccataaaaaaacactggtggctagggcccccacatgttaattaaaaaatttttgggggtcagggccccccattaaaaaatattggtggcaaggaCCCCCACACGTTAAAGAAAAAAGTTGGtggccatgcccccccccctgctgtcAATGAGCTGCCAACTTCAGAAGGAAGGGGGGAGCACAAGTGGCTGCATCTTTTGTCAGTAACAGCAATCTCTTCCCTTATTCACAGTCACAGAATTTTAAGTCAAGCCGCATGGGGATTGGACGAGCTGGAGGGGaaagctatccaatccctgagcagctcaatcGGGACTTAAACTTTTGTGACCAATCAGGGATGAGAATGGACAAAATACAGTCATCTGTGACAGCGGGGGCCCGGCTAAAAAAGCGCAGCACAGCCTGGCCCCCCTTAAGACCTAAAACCCTCTGGGCCCGGGACAACACTCCCCccccctgatgacggccctgatACCAGGACTGAACCTAAAGGGGGGCCCCGCATGTGCTGCACTTTTATAAGTAGCCGGACCCCACACCAGAAAACTTTGTTGTATGgggcctgtgatttctgatggtggccctgattgtGGGTGCCAGGGGTCTCACTCCTCCGCTCTTCACCCACGCACTTTTGAGGTCCTGGAATGTTCTGCCTCAGAACTGACATGGAAACGGCAGATCTCTGGGAGAAAGAAGAAAAGTTTACTCTGGGTCCATTTCAGCCACTATGGGGGCACtacctcatacctcccaactgtcccgttttttgcaaGACAGCcaagattttgacagctcagcacgcagtcccggattgttactgaaatgtcccaactttctctttttgatctcctgcactgaacagccagaaaaaagacaaaaagtttctaaaacttaattggcttttggcagagagcccagaatagctacgtagacacttttgtaacaatataagataagcaaagaaacaattgtaacaatttaagataagcaggtcccttgggagagtttagactcacagcttaaagggcctttcacctttattagcaaaactgtgagtGTGGCAACTGGCaaacctttttgtccctctttctatttccaaaataatggttatgtatgtttgtatgttccctgtcagttctgtatgttccctgtcagtttTGTATGtcccctgtcagttctgtatgttccctgtcagttctgtatgttccctgtcagttctgtatgttccctgtcagttctgtatgttccctgtcagttctgtatgttccctgtcagttctgtatgttccctgtcagttctgtatgatccctgtcagttctgtatgttccctgtcagttttgtatgatccctgtcagttctgtatgttccctgtcagttctgtatgatccctgtcagttctgtatgatccctgtcagttctgtatgttccctgtcagttctgtatgattcctgtcagttctgtatgttccctgtcagttctgtatgttccctgtcagttctgtatgatccctgtcagttctgtatgatccctgtcagttctgtatgttccctgccagttctgtatgttccctgtcagttttgtatgatccctgtcagttctgtatgatccctgtcagttctgtatgattcctgtcagttctgtatgttccctgtcagttctgtatgttccctgtcagttctgtatgattcctgtcagttctgtatgtcccctgtcagttctgtatgttccctgtcagttctgtatgatccctgtcagttctgtatgatccctgtcagttctgtatgttccctgtcagtttTGTATGtcccctgtcagttctgtatgttccctgtcagtttTGTATGtcccctgtcagttctgtatgttccctgccagttctgtatgttccctgtcagttttgtatgatccctgtcagttctgtatgttccctgtcagttctgtatgatccctgtcagttctgtatgattcctgtcagttctgtatgttccctgtcagttctgtatgttccctgtcagttctgtatgatccctgtcagttctgtatgttccctgtcagttctgtatgatccctgtcagttctgtatgtcccctgtcagttctgtatgatccctgtcagttctgtatgttccctgtcagttctgtatgatccctgtcagttctgtatgttccctgtcagttctgtatgttccctgtcagttctgtatgttccctgtcagttctgtatgttccctgtcagttctgtatgatccctgtcagatctgtatgttccctgtcagttctgtatgttccctgtcagttctgtatgattcctgtcagttctgtatgttccctgtcagttctgtatgttccctgtcagttctgtatgatccctgtcagttctgtatgttccctgtcagttctgtatgatccctgtcagttctgtatgtcccctgtcagttctgtatgatccctgtcagttctgtatgttccctgtcagttctgtatgattcctgtcagttctgtatgttccctgtcagttctgtatgttccctgtcagttctgtatgatccctgtcagttctgtatgtcccctgtcagttctgtatgatccctgtcagttctgtatgatccctgtcagttctgtatgttccctgtcagttctgtatgttccctgtcagttctgtatgttccctgtcagttctgtatgatccctgtcagttctgtatgttccctgtcagttctgtatgatccctgtcagttctgtatgttccctgtcagttctgtatgttccctgtcagttctgtatgttccctgtcagttctgtatgatccctgtcagttctgtatgttccctgtcagttctgtatgatccctgtcagttctgtatgatccctgtcagttctgtatgttccctgtcagttctgtatgttccctgtcagttctgtatgttccctgtcagttctgtatgttccctgtcagttctgtatgttccctgtgagttctgtatgttccctgtcagttctgtatgttccctgtcagttctgtatgttccctgtgagttctgtatgttccctgtcagttctgtatgttccctgtcagttctgtatgttccctgtcagttctgtatgatccctgtcagttctgtatgttccctgtcagttctgtatgttccctgtcagttctgtatgttccctgtcagttctgtatgttccctgtcagttctgtatgatccctgtcagttctgtatgatccctgtcagttctgtatgttccctgtcagttctgtatgattcctgtcagttctgtatgttccctgtcagttctgtatgttccctgtcagttctgtatgatccctgtcagttctgtatgttccctgtcagttctgtatgatccctgtcagttctgtatgtccctgtcagttctgtatgatccctgtcagttctgtatgttccctgtcagttctgtatgattcctgtcagttctgtatgttccctgtcagttctgtatgttccctgtcagttctgtatgttccctgtcagttctgtatgatccctgtcagttctgtatgtcccctgtcagttctgtatgatccctgtcagttctgtatgatccctgtcagttctgtatgttccctgtcagttctgtatgttccctgtcagttctgtatgttccctgtcagttctgtatgatccctgtcagttctgtatgatccctgtcagttctgtatgttccctgtcagttctgtatgattcctgtcagttctgtatgttccctgtcagttctgtatgttccctgtcagttctgtatgatccctgtcagttctgtatgttccctgtcagttctgtatgatccctgtcagttctgtatgtcccctgtcagttctgtatgatccctgtcagttctgtatgttccctgtcagttctgtatgattcctgtcagttctgtatgttccctgtcagttctgtatgttccctgtcagttctgtatgttccctgtcagttctgtatgatccctgtcagttctgtatgtcccctgtcagttctgtatgatccctgtcagttctgtatgatccctgtcagttctgtatgttccctgtcagttctgtatgttccctgtcagttctgtatgttccctgtcagtttctgtatgatccctgtcagttctgtatgatccctgtcagttctgtatgttccctgtcagttctgtatgatccctgtcagttctgtatgttccctgtcagttctgtatgttccctgtcagttctgtatgttccctgtcagttctgtatgatccctgtcagttctgtatgatccctgtcagttctgtatgttccctgtcagttctgtatgatccctgtcagttctgtatgttccctgtcagttctgtatgttccctgtcagttctgtatgttccctgtcagttctgtatgatccctgtcagttctgtatgttccctgtcagttctgtatgttccctgtcagttctgtatgatccctgtcagttctgtatgatccctgtcagttctgtatgttccctgtcagttctgtatgatccctgtcagttctgtatgttccctgtcagttctgtatgttccctgtcagttctgtatgatccctgtcagttctgtatgatccctgtcagttctgtatgttccctgtcagttctgtatgttccctgtcagttctgtatgttccctgtcagttctgtatgttccctgtgagttctgtatgttccctgtcagttctgtatgttccctgtcagttctgtatgttccctgtcagttctgtatgt
This region includes:
- the nudt2.S gene encoding nudix hydrolase 2 S homeolog (The RefSeq protein has 2 substitutions compared to this genomic sequence) — encoded protein: MALRACGLIIFRRCKAGISAAATDAIEFLLLQTSYGEHHWTPPKGHVDPGEDDMSTALRETEEEAGLDSSHISLVKGFHKELNYNVQNRPKTVIYWLAELKDYTTPVRLSNEHQDYRWLQLEEACKYSGYQDMKDTLKEAHQFLLNQEVEPRQQ